The nucleotide sequence GCGCTGGTCGACGAGGAGCTGCGGCGCGACACCGAGCGCAACCACACGGCCACGCACCTGCTGCACGCGGCGCTCCGGAAGGTCCTCGGCGACCACGTGCACCAGGCCGGCTCGGTGGTCTCGCCGGAGCACCTGCGCTTCGACTTCACGCACCACCAGCCGATCCCGCCCGCGCTGCTGGCCGAGATCGAGGCCGAGATGAACCGGCACGTGTGGGAGAACCTCGACGTCGTCAAGCAGGAGATGCCGTACGCGGAGGCGATCGCGCTGGGCGCGATGGCGCTGTTCGGCGAGAAGTACGGCGCCGTGGTGCGCACCGTCCGGGTGCCCGGCGTCTCGCTGGAGCTGTGCGGCGGGTGCCACGTGCGGACCACCGGCCAGATCGGCCTGGTGCGGCTGGTGGGCGAGACCGGCGTGGGCGCGGGCGTGCGGCGCGTCGAGGCGCTGACGGGCCCGGGCGCCTTCGAGTGGCTGGCCGGCCGGGTCCGCCTGCTGGACGGCGTCGCCGAGGTCGTGGGCAGCACGCCGGAGCACCTGGCGCGGCGGGTCGAGGCGCTGGTGGACGAGCGGCGCAAGCTCGAGAAGCGGGTCGAGGAGCTGATCAAGAGCGGCGGCGCCGACGCGGCGAAGGCGCGCATCGTCGAGGTGAACGGCAGCCGGATCGCCGTCGCGTCGAGCGACACGGCGGACCGGAACGAGATCGGCGCGATGGTGGACGCGTTCCGGAGCCAGACGGCGAGCGGCGTGCTGGTGATCGTGGCCACGGGCGAGCGGCCGGGCATCCACGTCGGGGTCACCGACGACCTGGTGGCGCGGGGCGTGGTCGCGCCCGATCTGGCCAACCGGCTGGCCGCCGTGAGCGGCGGGAAGGGCGGGGGCCGGCCGCACTTCGCGTCGGCCGGCGCGGGCGACGCGTCGAAGCTGGGCGACGTCGAGCGGCGCGCGCCCGAGCTGGTGCGCGAGGTCCTGGAGGCCCACCGGTGAGCGCTCCAACCCACAACCTGCAACCCACCCACCGTCGGTGACCCGCCCCGAACTTCTGGCCTGGCTCGAATCCCGCCGGCCCGCTCCGCCGGCGGCGCTGGCCAACCGGCTCGCCGAGTGCGTGACGGCCGCGCCCGACGGTGTGCTGGCCGGTGACTCGGTCGCCGAAGCGGTCGGCCGGCTGGGTCTGGTGACGCTGCGCGCCGTGGTGGAGCGCCAGGGCGTGGCGTACGACGCGGCCATGGACCTGCTCGCGGCCGACGCCTTCGTGACCTACGCGTTCGAGGCGGCCGCCGAGGGTGGGGGCGAGCTGTCGAGCCTGGCGGGCCGGCTCCTGGCCGCGGTGGGCACGTGAGCACCGGCCAGGAGTGGCTGATGGAGCGCGCCCCGGGGCTGTGCGTGCTGGTGGACCCCGAGCGCACGCCCGCCGCCGAGGCGGGAACGCTCGCGGCCGGCGCCGAGGCGGACGGGGCGGTGGCGCTCCTGATCGGGACCTCGTACGACAGCACCGCGCGCACCGGCGACGTGGCGGCGGCCATCAAGCGGGCCTCGCGGCTGCCGCTGCTGCTCTTCCCGGGCTCCGCGGCGCAGCTGGTGCCCAACGTGGACGCGGTGCTGCTCCTCTCGCTCGTCTCGGGGCGCAACCCGCAATACCTCATCGAGGAGCACGTGCGCGCGGTCCCCTTCTTCCGCCGGCACGACGTGCCGGCGATCTCGACCGCCTACCTCCTGATGGACGGCGGCCGCGTCACGGCGGTCGAGGCGGTGAGCCAGACGCGCCCGCTGCCCGCCGACAAGCCGGAGCTGGCCGCGGCGCACGCGATGGCGGGACAGCTGATCGGCATGGCGGCCGTGTACCTCGATGCCGGCAGCGGCGCCGCGTCGCCGGTGGCGCCGGCGGTCATCGAGGCGGTGCGCTGTGCCGTGTCGCTCCCGCTGCTGGTGGGCGGCGGGCTGCGCACCCCGGAGCAGGTCTGCCGGGCGCGCCGCGCCGGGGCGGATTTCGTGGTGGTCGGCAGCGCGATCGAGGACGGCGGGCCCGGCCGGATCCGGGAGCTGGCGGCCGCGGCCCGATGATCGACCTGCACACCCACCTCATTCCCGGGGTCGACGACGGCTCCCACACCATCGAGCAGTCGGTCGAGGTGCTGCAGCACTTCGCCGCCCAGGGGGTCACCGCGGTGTGCTGCACGCCGCACCTCAAGGCGAGTGCGCTCGAGTCGGCGCCCTGCGACGACATGGACGCGCTGCTGAGCGACCTGGTGGACGCCGCGCCGCCCCGGCCGGCGCTGCGCCGCGGGTTCGAGATCATGCTCGACGTGCCCGCGCCGCGGTTCACCGACCGGTGCTGCTGCCTGGCGGGCTCGCGGTACGTGCTGGTGGAGTTCGGGCGCCTGGTGCCGGCCGACGCCAGCGTGGAGGTCCTGGCGGGCATCGTCGCGCAGGGCCTGGTGCCGCTGCTGGCGCACCCGGAGCGCTACTCGGTCTGCACGCCGGAGCTGGGACGGCGCTGGCAGCAGGCCGGCGTGGTGCTCCAGGTGGACGCGACCACCCTGCTCGGCGAGTCGCGCCGCGCCGGGCGCGCGCGGGCCCTGCTCGAGGCGGGCTGCGCGTCCATCGTCGCCAGCGACAACCACGGCGACGCCCGCTCGGTCGCGTCGGCGGTGCGCTGGCTGGAGTCGCACGGCGGCGGCGCGCAGGCCGAGCTGCTGGCGATCGACAACCCGCAGGCCATCCTCGACGACCAGCCGC is from Gemmatimonadales bacterium and encodes:
- a CDS encoding geranylgeranylglyceryl/heptaprenylglyceryl phosphate synthase; this translates as MSTGQEWLMERAPGLCVLVDPERTPAAEAGTLAAGAEADGAVALLIGTSYDSTARTGDVAAAIKRASRLPLLLFPGSAAQLVPNVDAVLLLSLVSGRNPQYLIEEHVRAVPFFRRHDVPAISTAYLLMDGGRVTAVEAVSQTRPLPADKPELAAAHAMAGQLIGMAAVYLDAGSGAASPVAPAVIEAVRCAVSLPLLVGGGLRTPEQVCRARRAGADFVVVGSAIEDGGPGRIRELAAAAR
- a CDS encoding CpsB/CapC family capsule biosynthesis tyrosine phosphatase; amino-acid sequence: MIDLHTHLIPGVDDGSHTIEQSVEVLQHFAAQGVTAVCCTPHLKASALESAPCDDMDALLSDLVDAAPPRPALRRGFEIMLDVPAPRFTDRCCCLAGSRYVLVEFGRLVPADASVEVLAGIVAQGLVPLLAHPERYSVCTPELGRRWQQAGVVLQVDATTLLGESRRAGRARALLEAGCASIVASDNHGDARSVASAVRWLESHGGGAQAELLAIDNPQAILDDQPLRPVPPFRVRRSMYTKLKDFLVGGSER